Proteins encoded in a region of the Pseudomonas sp. GOM7 genome:
- a CDS encoding DUF4136 domain-containing protein gives MRCLIALLVLPLLAACQSPNPYQAESLPMPPAPPGAANTFDRSAYPAPPRDYGRYRTWSWDGGRPPSGAAWIGGEQLADSVSAGLDQFGLRPAQNGQGDLLVSARLNQETRLRQYYDDSGAYYGGGPWGRQYGAWGSTPIVRTYEQKVAVVRLELIDPRDHQVVWSGSGEALAGKDQSDQAEAIRSAIRAALAGYPPH, from the coding sequence ATGCGCTGCCTCATAGCCTTGCTCGTTCTGCCCCTGCTGGCCGCCTGCCAGAGCCCGAACCCCTATCAGGCCGAATCCCTGCCCATGCCTCCGGCACCGCCGGGGGCCGCCAATACCTTCGACCGCAGCGCCTACCCGGCGCCACCGCGCGACTACGGGCGTTACCGCACCTGGAGCTGGGACGGTGGCCGGCCACCGTCCGGCGCCGCCTGGATCGGTGGCGAGCAACTGGCCGACAGCGTCAGTGCCGGCCTCGACCAATTTGGCCTGCGCCCGGCGCAGAACGGTCAAGGCGATCTGCTGGTCAGCGCCCGCCTCAACCAGGAAACCCGCCTGCGCCAGTACTACGACGACAGCGGCGCCTACTACGGCGGCGGCCCCTGGGGCCGTCAATATGGTGCCTGGGGCAGCACACCCATCGTCCGCACCTACGAACAGAAGGTGGCAGTGGTGCGCCTGGAGCTGATCGACCCACGGGATCACCAGGTGGTCTGGTCAGGCAGCGGTGAAGCCCTGGCCGGCAAGGATCAAAGCGACCAGGCCGAAGCCATCCGTTCGGCCATTCGTGCTGCACTCGCCGGCTACCCCCCACATTGA
- the cydB gene encoding cytochrome d ubiquinol oxidase subunit II, which yields MGIDLALIWAVIIAFGVMMYVVMDGFDLGIGILFPFVRDKGERDVMMNTVAPVWDGNETWLVLGGAALFGAFPLAYSVVLDALYLPLILMLLGLIFRGVAFEFRFKAKAAKRHLWDKAFIGGSLTATFFQGVALGAYIDGFEVVNRRFAGGAFDWLTPFSVFCGVALIAAYALLGCTWLIMKTEGRLQQQMHDLGRPLVLVLLGVTGIVSLWTPFAHPAIAERWFSLPNLFWFMPVPVLVLLCTWALLRAVANNAHYAPFILTLVLIFLGYSGLGISLWPNVIPPSISIWDASAPPQSQGFMLVGALFIIPFILMYTAWSYYVFRGKVTVDDGYH from the coding sequence ATGGGTATCGACCTTGCGCTGATCTGGGCGGTGATCATCGCCTTCGGGGTGATGATGTACGTGGTGATGGATGGCTTCGATCTGGGCATCGGCATCCTCTTTCCGTTCGTCCGTGACAAGGGTGAGCGCGACGTGATGATGAACACCGTGGCGCCAGTCTGGGACGGCAACGAAACCTGGCTGGTGCTCGGCGGCGCGGCGCTGTTCGGCGCCTTCCCGCTGGCCTACTCGGTGGTGCTGGATGCGCTCTATCTGCCGCTGATCCTGATGCTGCTGGGGCTGATCTTCCGCGGCGTGGCCTTCGAGTTCCGCTTCAAGGCCAAGGCCGCCAAGCGCCATCTGTGGGACAAGGCCTTCATCGGCGGCTCGCTGACTGCCACTTTCTTCCAGGGTGTGGCGCTGGGGGCGTACATAGACGGTTTTGAGGTGGTCAATCGGCGCTTCGCCGGTGGCGCCTTCGACTGGCTGACGCCGTTCTCGGTGTTCTGTGGCGTGGCGCTGATCGCCGCCTACGCGCTGCTCGGCTGCACCTGGTTGATCATGAAGACCGAGGGCCGTCTGCAGCAGCAGATGCACGACCTGGGACGGCCGCTGGTGCTGGTGCTGCTGGGGGTGACCGGCATCGTCAGCCTGTGGACGCCCTTTGCCCATCCGGCCATCGCCGAGCGCTGGTTCAGCCTGCCCAACCTGTTCTGGTTCATGCCGGTGCCGGTACTGGTGCTGCTGTGTACCTGGGCGCTGCTCAGGGCGGTGGCGAACAATGCCCATTACGCGCCGTTCATTCTCACCCTGGTGCTGATCTTTCTCGGCTATAGCGGCCTGGGCATCAGCCTGTGGCCGAACGTGATTCCGCCATCCATCAGCATCTGGGACGCCTCTGCGCCGCCACAGAGCCAGGGCTTCATGCTGGTCGGGGCGCTGTTCATCATCCCGTTCATCCTCATGTACACCGCCTGGAGCTATTACGTGTTCAGAGGCAAGGTGACGGTGGATGACGGTTATCACTGA
- a CDS encoding DUF4136 domain-containing protein, giving the protein MRTLPCLLLALLLSGCASVSLERDFDPSRDFAAYRTWSWMSDKLLYQPDDARLKSDLTEQRISQAVNDQLEQQGLRQARDGQGDLKVQAVLIVDERQDQITTQYGGGWGGYWGGYWGGPAFTETRRVDYKVATLQIDLYDAKDGKLVWRGSGEQIMRSQPPSPAERERAIRETVTQILSQYPPR; this is encoded by the coding sequence ATGCGTACCCTGCCCTGCCTGCTTCTCGCCCTGCTGCTGAGCGGCTGTGCCAGCGTCAGCCTGGAGCGCGACTTCGACCCCAGCCGCGATTTTGCTGCCTACCGCACCTGGAGCTGGATGAGCGACAAGCTGCTCTATCAACCCGACGATGCCCGTCTCAAGAGCGATCTCACCGAGCAACGCATCAGCCAAGCGGTGAACGATCAGCTCGAACAACAAGGCCTGCGCCAGGCCCGCGACGGCCAGGGCGACCTCAAGGTGCAGGCGGTGCTGATCGTCGACGAACGCCAGGATCAGATCACCACCCAGTACGGCGGTGGCTGGGGTGGCTATTGGGGCGGTTACTGGGGTGGCCCGGCCTTCACCGAGACGCGCCGCGTGGACTACAAGGTGGCCACCCTGCAGATCGACCTCTACGACGCCAAGGACGGCAAGCTGGTCTGGCGCGGCAGCGGCGAACAGATCATGCGCAGCCAGCCACCCAGCCCGGCCGAACGCGAACGGGCGATCCGCGAGACGGTGACACAAATCCTCTCGCAATACCCACCGCGCTAA
- a CDS encoding GNAT family N-acetyltransferase codes for MPTALQHRPAIAADLDEVIGFPQSAEELFFCYPKAAWPLDVGQLAAAMAERRESTVVTLDGKVAGFANFYQWQHGEFCALGNLMVAPWARGQGVAQYLLEVLEGIARDQYKAPVMKVSCFNANTGGLLLYTRLGYRPAAIVERRASDGARIALVQLEKSL; via the coding sequence TTGCCCACAGCCCTGCAACACCGCCCGGCCATCGCCGCCGACCTCGACGAGGTGATCGGCTTCCCACAGAGCGCCGAGGAACTGTTCTTCTGCTACCCCAAGGCTGCCTGGCCACTGGACGTCGGCCAGCTTGCCGCCGCCATGGCAGAGCGCCGCGAAAGCACGGTGGTCACGCTCGACGGCAAGGTCGCCGGTTTCGCCAATTTCTACCAATGGCAGCACGGCGAGTTCTGCGCCCTGGGCAACCTGATGGTCGCCCCCTGGGCGCGCGGCCAGGGCGTGGCGCAGTATCTGCTGGAAGTACTGGAAGGGATCGCACGCGATCAGTACAAAGCCCCCGTGATGAAGGTGTCATGCTTCAACGCCAACACCGGCGGCCTGCTGCTCTATACCCGTCTGGGCTATCGCCCCGCCGCCATAGTCGAAAGGCGCGCGTCGGATGGCGCTCGCATTGCCCTGGTACAGTTGGAGAAGAGTCTTTAA
- a CDS encoding 3-oxoacyl-ACP reductase has translation MSDRYLAFANSPTGRRLVGTLGLPAPVRLERWMAGRVRPVDGALLLGGDGDLLKAVQPFASKLTDQVFVAREGQLELPRWTAEHGPKLKALVFDASHLTRFEQLIELRDFFQPTFKGLAQCPRVVVLGRAPESLKDPIAASVQRSLEGFTRSLGKEIRRGGSVQLLYVGKGGDQQLEGALRFFLSPKSAYVSGQVLRLGVCGEQVKDWTRPLIGKKALVTGASRGIGAAIAEVLARDGAEVVLLDVPPAAEALQALAARLGGRAVPLDICAEDAPQRLVEALPDGLDIVVHNAGITRDKTLAKMSDAFWSSVIDVNLKAPQVLTQALLDADKLHDNGRVVLIASISGIAGNMGQTNYAVSKAGVIGLAQAWAPALAKKGISINAVAPGFIETQMTAAIPLGIREAGRRMNSMSQGGLPQDVAEAVAWFAQPGSGAVTAQVLRVCGQSLLGA, from the coding sequence ATGTCCGATCGTTACCTTGCCTTCGCCAACTCCCCTACCGGTCGCCGCCTGGTCGGCACCCTCGGCCTGCCGGCACCCGTGCGCCTGGAGCGCTGGATGGCAGGCCGGGTAAGGCCCGTGGACGGCGCGCTGCTGCTCGGTGGCGATGGCGACCTGCTCAAGGCCGTGCAGCCTTTCGCCAGCAAGCTCACCGACCAGGTGTTCGTCGCCCGTGAAGGCCAGTTGGAGTTGCCTCGCTGGACGGCCGAGCACGGCCCCAAACTCAAGGCGCTGGTGTTCGATGCCAGCCATCTGACCCGCTTCGAGCAACTGATCGAGCTGCGTGATTTCTTCCAGCCCACCTTCAAGGGCCTGGCGCAGTGCCCGCGCGTGGTGGTTCTGGGGCGCGCTCCGGAATCGCTGAAAGACCCCATCGCCGCCAGCGTGCAGCGCTCGCTGGAGGGGTTCACCCGCTCGCTGGGCAAGGAGATCCGCCGTGGCGGTAGCGTGCAACTGCTCTATGTCGGCAAGGGCGGCGACCAACAACTGGAAGGCGCGCTGCGCTTCTTCCTCTCGCCGAAGAGCGCTTACGTGTCCGGCCAGGTGCTGCGCCTGGGCGTCTGTGGCGAACAGGTCAAGGACTGGACGCGCCCGCTGATCGGCAAGAAGGCGCTGGTCACTGGCGCCTCGCGCGGCATCGGCGCGGCCATCGCCGAAGTGCTGGCACGCGACGGCGCCGAGGTGGTGCTGCTGGATGTACCGCCCGCAGCCGAGGCCCTGCAGGCGTTGGCCGCACGCCTGGGCGGGCGCGCCGTACCCCTAGACATCTGCGCCGAGGACGCGCCGCAGCGCCTGGTCGAGGCACTGCCCGACGGCCTGGACATCGTCGTGCATAACGCCGGCATCACCCGCGACAAGACCCTGGCGAAGATGAGCGACGCCTTCTGGAGCTCGGTGATCGACGTCAACCTCAAGGCCCCACAGGTACTGACCCAGGCGCTGCTGGACGCCGACAAGCTGCACGACAACGGCCGCGTGGTGCTGATCGCCTCGATCAGCGGCATCGCCGGCAACATGGGGCAGACCAACTATGCGGTGAGCAAGGCTGGCGTGATCGGCCTGGCCCAGGCCTGGGCACCGGCCCTGGCGAAGAAGGGCATCAGCATCAACGCGGTGGCGCCGGGCTTCATCGAAACCCAGATGACTGCCGCCATTCCCCTGGGCATCCGCGAAGCCGGCCGGCGTATGAACTCCATGAGCCAGGGCGGCCTGCCGCAGGACGTGGCCGAAGCCGTGGCCTGGTTCGCCCAGCCGGGTTCGGGTGCGGTGACCGCGCAGGTGCTGCGCGTGTGTGGGCAGAGCCTGTTGGGGGCATAA
- a CDS encoding cytochrome ubiquinol oxidase subunit I — translation MFGLEALELARIQFAFTISFHIVFPAITIGLASYLAVLEGLWLKTSNTVYRDLYHFWSKIFAVNFGMGVVSGLVMAYQFGTNWSAFSDFAGAVTGPLLTYEVLTAFFLEAGFLGVMLFGWNRVGPGLHFFSTVMVAIGTLISTFWILASNSWMHTPQGFEIVDGRVIPVDWFAVVFNPSFPYRLAHMATAAFLATAFFVGASAAWHLLRGRDNPAIRKMLSMALWMALLVAPVQAFIGDLHGLNTLKHQPAKIAAIEGHWENVGDEPTPLILFGWPDMQREETRFKVEIPALGSLILTHSLDKQVPALKEFPPEDRANSTIVFWTFRIMVAMGLLMIFVGLWSTWLRRGGRLYSYRPFLHMVLWMGPSGIIAILAGWYTTEIGRQPWIVHGLMRTADAASGHSATQLGFTLVLFVVVYFLLFGAGIGYMLRLVRKGPKLDEGKEVSSGGPGQPRTPARPLSAAEEGMDEGETDSLPERN, via the coding sequence ATGTTTGGTCTAGAGGCGCTCGAACTCGCCCGGATTCAATTCGCCTTCACCATTTCCTTTCATATCGTCTTTCCTGCCATTACCATCGGTCTGGCCAGCTATCTGGCCGTGCTCGAAGGGCTGTGGCTGAAGACCAGCAACACGGTGTACCGCGATCTCTACCATTTCTGGTCGAAGATCTTCGCAGTCAACTTCGGCATGGGGGTGGTGTCCGGCCTGGTCATGGCTTACCAGTTCGGCACCAACTGGAGCGCCTTCTCCGACTTCGCCGGGGCGGTCACCGGGCCGCTGCTGACCTACGAGGTGCTCACCGCGTTCTTCCTCGAAGCGGGCTTCCTCGGCGTCATGCTGTTTGGTTGGAACCGTGTCGGGCCGGGGCTGCACTTCTTCTCCACGGTGATGGTGGCCATCGGCACGCTGATCTCCACATTCTGGATTCTTGCCTCCAATAGCTGGATGCACACGCCGCAGGGGTTCGAGATCGTCGACGGGCGGGTGATCCCAGTGGATTGGTTCGCCGTGGTGTTCAACCCCTCGTTCCCCTATCGCCTGGCGCACATGGCCACGGCGGCCTTCCTCGCCACCGCCTTCTTCGTCGGCGCTTCGGCGGCCTGGCACCTGCTGCGCGGGCGCGACAACCCGGCGATCCGCAAGATGCTGTCGATGGCGCTGTGGATGGCGCTGCTGGTGGCGCCGGTGCAGGCCTTCATCGGTGACCTGCACGGCCTCAATACGCTCAAGCACCAGCCGGCCAAGATCGCTGCCATCGAGGGCCACTGGGAGAACGTCGGTGACGAACCGACCCCGCTGATCCTGTTCGGCTGGCCGGACATGCAGCGTGAGGAAACTCGCTTCAAGGTGGAGATTCCCGCGCTCGGCAGCCTGATCTTGACCCATAGCCTGGACAAGCAGGTGCCGGCGCTCAAGGAGTTCCCGCCGGAGGATCGAGCCAACTCCACCATCGTCTTCTGGACCTTCCGCATCATGGTCGCCATGGGCCTGCTGATGATCTTCGTCGGCCTGTGGAGCACCTGGCTGCGCCGTGGTGGCCGGCTGTACAGCTACCGGCCGTTCCTGCACATGGTCTTGTGGATGGGGCCGAGCGGCATCATCGCCATTCTCGCCGGCTGGTACACCACCGAAATCGGCCGCCAGCCCTGGATCGTGCATGGCCTGATGCGCACCGCCGATGCCGCCTCCGGTCACAGTGCGACGCAACTTGGCTTCACCCTGGTGTTGTTCGTGGTGGTCTACTTCCTGCTGTTCGGGGCCGGTATCGGCTACATGCTGCGCCTGGTGCGCAAGGGGCCGAAGCTCGACGAGGGCAAGGAAGTGTCGTCCGGTGGTCCGGGGCAGCCGCGTACGCCGGCGCGACCGCTGTCTGCGGCCGAAGAGGGCATGGACGAGGGTGAAACCGACAGCTTGCCGGAGAGGAACTGA
- a CDS encoding MazG-like family protein, giving the protein MNLPELTARLHAIRDANQWRRFHSPKNLAMAASVEMAELVEIFQWLSEDESRALPADKLAHAGQEVGDIVLYLLLLCSELGLDMNEVVRAKLTDSERRFGR; this is encoded by the coding sequence ATGAACCTGCCCGAACTCACCGCCCGCCTGCATGCCATTCGCGACGCCAACCAGTGGCGACGCTTCCACAGCCCGAAGAACCTGGCCATGGCCGCCAGCGTGGAAATGGCCGAACTGGTGGAAATCTTCCAGTGGCTGAGCGAGGACGAATCACGCGCGCTGCCGGCCGACAAGCTCGCCCATGCTGGCCAGGAAGTGGGCGACATCGTGCTCTATCTTCTGCTTCTGTGCAGCGAGCTGGGGCTGGACATGAACGAAGTGGTACGCGCCAAGCTGACCGACAGCGAAAGGCGTTTCGGCCGATGA
- a CDS encoding MaoC family dehydratase, with product MAIDWLDLDVPPALPGLFLRAALRRKVTGRQLPELGLRCRVEVDPKHLARYRQVCGISAGSYLPPVYPHILAFGLQMQLLTDKRFPFPLLGLVHLENRIRVLRPLGGLGPFQVSVQVADLQPHDKGATFSLITRLEDQLGLLWEGDSRILCRALRLDGQAQPRAEQAPLPLAPLDDWSARADIGRRYARVAGDYNPIHLSALSARLFGFPRAIAHGLWNKARSLAALQEHLPQAGYQVEVRFQKPVLLPTHVALQASEPGPSGQFRLIGENDTPHMVGSWQPLED from the coding sequence ATGGCCATCGACTGGCTCGATCTCGATGTTCCGCCGGCCCTGCCCGGCCTCTTCCTGCGCGCGGCCCTGCGCCGCAAAGTCACCGGCCGTCAACTGCCCGAACTCGGCCTGCGCTGCCGGGTGGAGGTGGATCCCAAGCACCTGGCGCGCTACCGCCAGGTCTGCGGCATCAGCGCTGGCAGCTACCTGCCGCCAGTCTACCCGCATATCCTCGCCTTCGGTCTGCAGATGCAGTTGCTCACCGACAAGCGTTTCCCCTTCCCGCTGCTCGGCCTGGTGCATCTGGAAAACCGTATCCGCGTGCTACGCCCGCTGGGCGGCCTGGGGCCATTCCAGGTCAGCGTGCAGGTGGCCGACCTGCAACCCCATGACAAGGGTGCCACCTTCAGCCTCATCACCCGTCTGGAAGATCAGCTCGGCCTGCTCTGGGAAGGTGACAGCCGCATCCTCTGCCGCGCCCTGCGTCTCGATGGCCAGGCGCAGCCACGTGCCGAGCAGGCGCCGCTGCCACTGGCGCCACTGGACGACTGGTCGGCACGAGCCGATATCGGCCGCCGCTACGCCCGTGTGGCCGGCGACTACAACCCGATCCATCTCAGCGCACTCAGTGCGCGCCTGTTCGGCTTCCCCCGCGCCATCGCCCACGGTCTGTGGAACAAGGCGCGCAGCCTGGCCGCGTTGCAGGAACACCTGCCGCAGGCCGGCTATCAGGTGGAGGTGCGCTTCCAGAAGCCGGTGCTGCTGCCCACCCATGTCGCCTTGCAGGCCAGCGAACCGGGGCCCAGCGGCCAGTTCCGCCTGATCGGCGAGAACGACACGCCGCACATGGTGGGCAGTTGGCAGCCGTTGGAGGACTGA
- a CDS encoding acetyl-CoA C-acetyltransferase, which yields MTQLRRVAIVGGNRIPFARSNTVYATASNQEMLTSALEGLVERFNLHGERLGEVVAGAVLKHSRDFNLTRECVLGSRLAAETPAYDLQQACGTGLEAALLVANKIALGQIECGIAGGVDTTSDAPIGVNEGLRKILLEANRGKRTADKIKSLLKVRPRHLAPAIPRNGEPRTGLSMGEHCELMAQRWAIPRDEQDQLALASHQNLAAAYAEGWQDDLLTPFRGLTRDQNLRPDISAEKLASLKPCFERGPRGTMTAANSTPLTDGASVVLLASEEWAKARGLPILAYFRDGEAAAVDFVKGKEGLLMAPVYAVPRMLARNGLSLQDFDYYEIHEAFAAQVLCTLKAWEDAEYCKERLGLDAPLGAIDRSKMNVKGSSLAAGHPFAATGGRIVANLAKLLSVAGEGRGLISICAAGGQGVTAIIER from the coding sequence ATGACCCAGTTACGCCGGGTCGCCATCGTCGGCGGCAACCGCATCCCCTTCGCCCGCTCCAACACCGTCTACGCCACGGCGAGCAACCAGGAGATGCTGACCAGTGCCCTCGAAGGCCTGGTGGAGCGCTTCAACCTGCACGGCGAGCGCCTCGGCGAGGTGGTGGCCGGTGCCGTGTTGAAGCACTCGCGGGATTTCAACCTGACCCGTGAATGCGTGCTCGGCTCGCGCCTGGCCGCGGAAACGCCGGCCTATGACCTGCAACAGGCCTGCGGTACCGGCCTGGAGGCGGCCCTGCTGGTGGCCAACAAGATCGCCCTCGGGCAGATCGAATGCGGCATCGCCGGTGGCGTCGACACCACTTCCGATGCGCCCATCGGCGTCAACGAAGGTCTGCGCAAGATCCTCCTCGAGGCCAATCGCGGCAAGCGCACGGCGGACAAGATCAAGAGTCTGCTCAAGGTGCGCCCGCGTCACCTGGCCCCGGCCATCCCGCGCAACGGCGAGCCGCGCACCGGGCTGTCGATGGGCGAGCACTGCGAGCTGATGGCACAGCGCTGGGCCATCCCGCGCGACGAACAGGATCAACTGGCCCTGGCCAGCCACCAGAACCTGGCGGCGGCCTATGCCGAAGGCTGGCAGGACGATCTGCTGACGCCGTTCCGGGGCCTGACCCGCGACCAGAACCTGCGTCCGGACATCAGCGCCGAGAAGCTCGCCAGCCTCAAGCCCTGCTTCGAGCGCGGCCCGCGTGGCACCATGACTGCAGCCAACTCCACGCCGCTGACCGATGGCGCCTCGGTGGTGCTGTTGGCCAGTGAAGAGTGGGCCAAGGCCCGTGGCCTGCCGATCCTGGCCTATTTCCGCGATGGCGAGGCGGCGGCGGTGGACTTCGTGAAGGGCAAGGAAGGCTTGCTGATGGCGCCGGTCTACGCCGTGCCGCGCATGCTCGCGCGCAACGGCCTGAGCCTGCAGGACTTCGACTACTACGAAATTCACGAAGCCTTCGCTGCCCAGGTGCTGTGCACCCTCAAGGCCTGGGAAGACGCCGAGTACTGCAAGGAGCGCCTGGGCCTCGACGCCCCGCTGGGCGCCATCGACCGCAGCAAGATGAACGTCAAGGGCAGCTCCCTGGCCGCCGGCCACCCCTTCGCTGCCACTGGCGGGCGCATCGTCGCCAACCTGGCCAAGCTGCTCTCCGTGGCCGGAGAAGGGCGCGGGCTGATCTCCATTTGCGCGGCAGGCGGGCAGGGCGTGACTGCCATCATCGAGCGTTGA
- a CDS encoding AraC family transcriptional regulator, whose translation MRDLTDDVALMRPVIDALRASGTDPDRVLLRVGLPPGGLPAGRFPHSAQVAFWKAASEECGEEHVGLYLAQHLPAFHGLLLEYLFLSSETFGAGLRHALRYVRLLSDTLSARLEVNGDQAVLTLGMEPDTPRHFPEMLAGAVIRLFAALTENDFRPHEVRFMHAEGAPAERYQAVYGCPVRFACASCALVFDAAVLNKPSRHAAPELLRMHESLARRQLAEVERLDLVRQVRELIAELLVDGGATLEQVAARLNMPARRLRERLAMAGVRFNDLITDYRCRLAKELLLKTDERIEVIVERTGFSEPSTFYRAFKRWVGETPVEFRKRGKG comes from the coding sequence ATGCGAGACCTGACCGACGATGTGGCGCTGATGCGCCCGGTAATTGATGCTCTGCGTGCCAGCGGAACCGACCCTGATCGCGTGCTGCTGCGTGTTGGCCTGCCGCCAGGCGGGTTGCCGGCTGGGCGCTTTCCGCACAGTGCGCAGGTGGCGTTCTGGAAAGCTGCCAGCGAAGAATGCGGTGAGGAGCATGTAGGGCTGTACCTGGCCCAGCACCTGCCGGCCTTTCACGGCCTGCTGCTGGAGTACCTGTTCCTCTCCAGCGAAACCTTCGGCGCCGGCCTGCGCCATGCCCTGCGCTACGTGCGCCTGCTCTCCGATACCCTCAGTGCCCGGTTGGAGGTCAATGGCGACCAGGCCGTGCTGACCCTGGGCATGGAGCCCGATACGCCACGTCACTTCCCGGAAATGCTCGCCGGCGCGGTGATCCGCCTGTTCGCCGCGCTTACCGAGAACGACTTTCGCCCGCATGAGGTGCGCTTCATGCACGCCGAGGGCGCGCCTGCCGAGCGTTACCAGGCCGTCTACGGTTGCCCGGTACGTTTTGCCTGTGCATCCTGCGCGCTGGTGTTCGACGCCGCCGTGCTCAACAAGCCGTCGCGGCATGCCGCACCGGAGCTGCTGCGCATGCACGAGTCGCTGGCGCGGCGGCAACTGGCCGAGGTGGAGCGCCTGGATCTGGTGCGCCAGGTACGCGAGCTGATCGCCGAACTGCTGGTCGATGGCGGCGCCACCCTGGAACAGGTGGCGGCGCGTCTGAACATGCCGGCACGGCGCCTGCGCGAGCGCCTGGCCATGGCCGGGGTGCGTTTCAACGACCTGATCACCGACTACCGCTGCCGCCTGGCCAAGGAACTGCTGCTCAAGACCGACGAGCGCATCGAAGTGATCGTCGAGCGCACCGGCTTTTCCGAACCCAGCACCTTCTACCGCGCGTTCAAGCGCTGGGTCGGCGAAACGCCAGTGGAATTCCGCAAGCGCGGCAAGGGCTAA
- a CDS encoding methyltransferase domain-containing protein — MSDRHFDELATRFAEKIYGGAKGAIRLAVLQADLAEALPDRPLRVLDVGAGLGHMSLWLAQRGHQVTLAEPAEPMLEGARQRFAEAGQHATFIQAPWQDLLGQLQQPYDLVLCHAVLEWLAEPAAILPVLHQLTAKDGWLSLAFYNKDALIYRNLLKGHFRKLRKERFAGEGQSLTPQRPLDPRELATQLGAHWQVESRSGVRVFHDYMPPEFQAKAELVDLLEMELAYRRHPSFAGLGRYLHWICRPS; from the coding sequence ATGAGCGACCGCCACTTCGACGAACTCGCCACCCGCTTCGCCGAGAAGATCTATGGCGGCGCCAAGGGGGCCATCCGCCTCGCCGTGCTGCAGGCTGACCTGGCCGAAGCCCTGCCGGATCGACCGCTGCGCGTGCTGGATGTGGGCGCCGGCCTCGGCCATATGAGCCTGTGGCTGGCCCAGCGTGGCCATCAGGTCACCCTGGCCGAACCGGCCGAACCCATGCTGGAAGGCGCGCGCCAGCGCTTCGCCGAGGCTGGCCAACACGCCACCTTCATCCAGGCGCCCTGGCAAGACCTGCTCGGCCAACTGCAGCAGCCCTACGATCTGGTGCTGTGCCATGCCGTGCTGGAATGGCTGGCCGAACCGGCGGCTATCCTGCCGGTGCTGCACCAGCTCACGGCCAAGGATGGCTGGCTGTCGCTGGCCTTCTACAACAAGGACGCGCTGATCTACCGTAACCTGCTCAAGGGCCATTTCCGCAAGCTGCGCAAAGAGCGCTTCGCCGGCGAGGGCCAGAGCCTGACGCCGCAGCGCCCGCTCGACCCACGCGAACTGGCCACGCAACTCGGCGCGCACTGGCAGGTCGAAAGCCGTAGCGGCGTGCGCGTGTTCCACGATTACATGCCGCCGGAATTTCAGGCCAAGGCCGAGCTGGTCGACCTGCTGGAGATGGAGCTGGCGTACCGACGCCACCCCAGCTTCGCCGGCCTGGGTCGCTACCTGCACTGGATCTGTCGGCCAAGCTGA